From Desertibacillus haloalkaliphilus:
TGGTTTGTACGATCTTTATGAGTTCTTTATGTTGAATCACATCATGATAAAGTTGACTTTGCCACAGGTCCGTATTTTCTTCAAAGATTTCTTGACAAGCCCGGTTAATTAGGGAAATGTCTCCTTTTGTGTTAATTAAAATTAAGCCACTTCCCATATTGTCAATCAAGGTTTCCATGCGTTCTTTTTGAGCTTGATCTCGTTTAGTTAGTTTTTCTAAGTTAAAAGCAAGAATATTAATAGATCTTGATAACTGTCCAATTTCATCTCGTTTTCCTTCAGATGTTCTCGCTTTG
This genomic window contains:
- a CDS encoding HAMP domain-containing protein — encoded protein: VPIIEENGNKLGYMRLGLSTSTLADMTEKIWFILGISFTVAFIIIVTITYRVTNEMIGPIEIATVVANELAEGNYKARTSEGKRDEIGQLSRSINILAFNLEKLTKRDQAQKERMETLIDNMGSGLILINTKGDISLINRACQEIFEENTDLWQSQLYHDVIQHKELIKIVQT